In one Chryseobacterium camelliae genomic region, the following are encoded:
- a CDS encoding AraC family transcriptional regulator codes for METNIPAPKLPDDSVAYKQIKGVDDYNKTIKCTYFLVVLFTEGSGIHYIDDAEFPIAKNQLHFLFPGQHHHWVTGPETFAHKVVVGKKIFETFSSSDEFHFIKHNLNPVFKLSNNIFQSVNTEMESIKRDLEVFEEDMSWKKIIQVRMDLLASMMKREAEAYIKNDLLAKSNPVIKKFWDLVNQHYFEHKIPKWYADRLAVTPNYLNILCKRNLNITASDLIHQRIMQEAKNQLRFSEKSVKEITADLGFQNVSGFSAFFKKKSSFSPTEYRGS; via the coding sequence ATGGAAACAAATATACCTGCTCCCAAATTACCAGATGATTCGGTAGCGTATAAACAGATCAAAGGTGTTGATGATTACAACAAGACAATCAAATGCACCTATTTTTTAGTCGTTCTTTTTACAGAAGGAAGCGGAATTCATTATATAGATGATGCTGAATTTCCCATTGCAAAAAATCAGTTACATTTTTTATTTCCTGGACAGCACCATCATTGGGTAACAGGCCCTGAAACATTTGCACACAAAGTTGTGGTCGGAAAAAAAATTTTTGAAACTTTCTCCAGCTCAGACGAATTCCATTTTATTAAACACAACCTGAACCCGGTATTCAAACTCTCAAATAATATTTTTCAGTCTGTTAATACAGAAATGGAAAGCATCAAAAGAGATCTTGAAGTATTTGAAGAAGATATGTCCTGGAAAAAAATAATACAAGTAAGAATGGATCTTTTAGCCTCTATGATGAAAAGAGAAGCTGAAGCTTACATTAAAAATGATTTATTAGCAAAGTCCAATCCTGTTATTAAAAAATTTTGGGATTTAGTTAATCAGCATTATTTTGAACACAAAATCCCTAAATGGTATGCTGATAGGCTTGCAGTAACTCCAAATTATTTAAATATTCTATGTAAAAGAAATCTTAATATTACGGCGAGTGATCTGATCCATCAGAGAATTATGCAGGAGGCAAAAAATCAATTGAGATTTTCGGAAAAGTCCGTAAAAGAAATAACTGCTGATCTCGGATTCCAGAATGTATCCGGTTTCTCCGCATTTTTTAAGAAGAAAAGCAGCTTTTCACCTACAGAATACAGGGGTTCATAA
- a CDS encoding helix-turn-helix transcriptional regulator: MSENVGIIKDLKYEANLTDDVIYIPLVGESSIKDFKSPDFFVFIFFEKAKGTHTIDSEKYEEKDNQIHISFPGQVHSWDTNQCTRGHKLIVSKKYIEIFSAKKRFTSTQVNYFPVVDLPLDISEKLTLEFEFLKNEYQSNIQFSEILKLRALIIITIIDDFLNQFERSSEYKRKNNPTIGKFIEYVDANFAESRAVAFYAEKLAVTSNYLNILSRKNLGITAKDVINTRIVIEAKRLLLGSNVPIKQIAYDLGFQNPGSFSVFILKKTGFYPKCYREMVSENPFSFTNLIN, translated from the coding sequence ATGAGTGAGAATGTTGGGATAATAAAGGATCTAAAATATGAGGCTAACTTAACGGATGATGTAATCTACATTCCCTTGGTCGGAGAGAGTTCTATAAAGGATTTTAAATCACCGGATTTTTTTGTATTCATTTTTTTTGAAAAAGCCAAAGGAACTCATACCATAGATTCTGAAAAATATGAGGAAAAAGATAATCAGATTCATATCTCTTTTCCGGGGCAAGTTCATTCTTGGGACACAAACCAATGTACTAGAGGACATAAACTTATTGTTTCCAAAAAATATATTGAAATTTTTTCTGCAAAAAAACGATTTACTTCAACGCAGGTAAATTATTTCCCAGTTGTAGACTTGCCTTTGGATATAAGTGAAAAATTAACTTTGGAGTTCGAGTTCCTTAAAAATGAATATCAGTCTAATATACAGTTTTCAGAAATTTTAAAATTAAGGGCGCTGATAATTATTACAATAATAGATGATTTTTTAAATCAGTTTGAAAGGAGTTCTGAATATAAGCGGAAGAATAATCCTACTATAGGTAAATTTATAGAGTATGTTGATGCGAATTTTGCAGAGTCAAGAGCTGTTGCTTTTTATGCTGAAAAACTTGCGGTCACTTCGAATTATCTGAATATACTCTCAAGAAAGAATCTTGGGATAACGGCGAAAGATGTTATAAATACTCGTATCGTTATAGAAGCAAAACGTCTGCTCCTGGGTTCAAATGTTCCCATAAAGCAGATCGCATATGATTTGGGATTTCAAAATCCTGGATCCTTTTCCGTTTTCATTTTAAAGAAAACTGGCTTTTATCCTAAATGTTATCGAGAGATGGTTTCAGAGAATCCATTTTCATTTACGAATCTTATAAACTAG
- a CDS encoding helix-turn-helix domain-containing protein, with translation MIEYSHQKSDSFFSVLLIETHNNEEQSFYEMILKLPGQQYPDIKATENMKISQMQISLEIFEIFKFYLMIPPSFFTVHQYFKLNIYTYSKLLDEAYNINIQVSKNNDFWKSIYSRLKIIFLMINKEVRPLFYSEYIVNKTSTATIIQFIELIITHYKEERAVKYYADKLLVSPNYLNILANKYFSKNAAAIINNEVLLELSSCLAISAKSIKEIAYDFNFKNLSTFSIFFKKNTGITPREFINIYKK, from the coding sequence TTGATAGAATATAGTCATCAGAAATCTGACAGTTTTTTTTCGGTATTACTCATTGAAACCCATAATAATGAAGAGCAATCTTTTTATGAAATGATTCTGAAACTTCCTGGACAGCAATATCCCGACATTAAAGCAACTGAAAACATGAAAATTTCTCAGATGCAGATCTCTCTGGAAATATTTGAAATATTCAAATTCTATCTCATGATACCTCCTTCTTTCTTTACCGTTCATCAGTATTTTAAACTCAATATCTATACCTATTCAAAACTTCTTGATGAAGCTTATAACATCAATATTCAAGTCTCAAAAAATAATGATTTTTGGAAATCCATTTATTCAAGATTAAAAATTATTTTTTTAATGATCAATAAGGAAGTGCGCCCCCTATTTTATTCGGAATATATTGTTAACAAGACTTCTACCGCAACCATTATCCAGTTTATAGAGCTCATCATTACTCACTATAAAGAGGAAAGAGCCGTAAAATATTATGCTGATAAATTGCTTGTTTCACCTAATTATTTAAACATTCTGGCCAATAAATATTTTTCTAAAAATGCCGCAGCAATCATCAATAATGAGGTTCTGCTAGAACTCTCCAGTTGTCTTGCTATTTCTGCAAAATCTATTAAAGAGATTGCCTATGATTTTAATTTTAAAAACTTATCTACTTTTTCGATTTTTTTTAAGAAAAATACGGGGATCACTCCTCGCGAATTCATAAACATCTATAAGAAATAA
- a CDS encoding helix-turn-helix domain-containing protein, protein MSDIKKKIGINKNIISKKINSKELHCLDYPTKQDFLSILVFENGSGTHIIDNTEFPIHKKQTHVLFPSQSHYITIENHSVIHQLFISKELYHEFKIFLQFPEAVYKKYPVVPIQSEEFDMMIRQFKDIEEVRNHPFIMDDTIAYLKTKIIIQIISNEIEHLFDELGNHHVPPILFQFILLTKKYCKTEKTVKYYADNLGLTSNHLNVLCKKYFDKTAKDCIQREIIKEIQRQIVDPQNSLLGIALNCGFQCYTAFSKCIKKHLGIPPTELRKKLLHEKINQQTFK, encoded by the coding sequence ATGTCCGATATCAAAAAAAAAATAGGGATTAATAAAAATATCATTTCTAAAAAAATAAATTCTAAAGAATTACATTGTTTAGACTATCCCACCAAACAAGATTTTTTATCGATCTTAGTATTTGAAAACGGATCCGGAACCCATATTATTGATAATACTGAGTTTCCCATACACAAAAAACAAACCCACGTTCTGTTCCCCAGTCAGAGCCACTATATAACTATTGAAAATCATTCTGTTATTCATCAGTTATTTATTAGTAAAGAGCTCTACCATGAATTTAAAATTTTTTTACAATTTCCTGAAGCAGTTTATAAGAAGTATCCCGTGGTTCCGATTCAGTCAGAGGAATTTGATATGATGATACGCCAATTCAAAGATATTGAAGAGGTAAGAAACCATCCTTTTATAATGGATGATACTATTGCATATCTTAAAACAAAAATCATCATTCAAATCATTAGTAATGAAATAGAACATTTATTTGATGAACTTGGAAATCATCATGTTCCGCCTATCCTGTTTCAGTTTATTCTTTTAACAAAAAAATACTGTAAAACTGAAAAAACAGTTAAATACTATGCTGACAATTTAGGACTAACCTCAAATCACTTAAATGTATTGTGTAAAAAATATTTTGATAAAACAGCAAAGGACTGTATCCAAAGAGAAATTATAAAAGAAATACAAAGACAGATTGTTGATCCTCAAAATTCACTGCTGGGTATTGCGCTTAATTGTGGATTTCAATGTTATACCGCATTTTCAAAATGTATAAAAAAACACTTAGGAATACCGCCCACCGAACTCAGGAAAAAGCTACTGCATGAAAAAATAAACCAGCAGACCTTTAAATAG
- a CDS encoding WG repeat-containing protein gives MRLIAFFVLINALSSANAQGLIPYNKNGKFGLCDIHGKLKVEPQYNSISFFNPKLAGYSIEKEGKFGLMDGNLQMVIPPTANQPIFSNGDYVIAKEGNELIYYDKKYKEVTRQQLTTSGKEDGLVYPIYPAEYPQQLGYSREEVIKMFKEKFGNKYKDAVLNVFSANNTYFKIESFAEGKRKNEGIFLPKTETFLLNDEEVTYQSAVWISSKKSYYIKIMQTGGNKGIITHEGKIVFEPKQYSYLALMPNYIAYNPEPSTSTGSIAYYYMISSGNSIKNEFSNFRYSTSVLDNGKEFEVFSVVVENPALHKSAQVFIGENGMKYYDLEYAK, from the coding sequence ATGAGATTGATTGCTTTTTTTGTTTTGATAAATGCACTGTCATCAGCCAACGCGCAAGGGCTTATTCCATATAATAAGAATGGAAAATTTGGTTTATGTGATATTCATGGAAAGTTAAAAGTTGAACCTCAATATAATTCTATTTCCTTTTTTAATCCTAAATTGGCTGGATATTCCATTGAAAAAGAAGGAAAATTCGGACTTATGGATGGAAATTTACAGATGGTTATTCCTCCCACTGCCAATCAACCCATCTTTAGTAACGGCGATTATGTAATTGCAAAAGAAGGGAATGAACTGATCTACTATGATAAAAAATATAAAGAGGTAACAAGGCAGCAGTTAACCACTTCTGGCAAGGAAGATGGGCTTGTATACCCGATATATCCAGCCGAATATCCACAACAGCTTGGATACAGCAGAGAGGAAGTGATAAAAATGTTTAAAGAAAAATTTGGAAATAAATATAAAGATGCAGTACTCAATGTATTTTCTGCCAATAATACTTATTTTAAGATTGAATCCTTTGCGGAAGGAAAAAGAAAAAATGAAGGAATTTTTTTACCAAAAACAGAAACATTTTTGCTGAATGACGAGGAGGTTACTTATCAGTCCGCGGTTTGGATTTCTTCAAAGAAGAGTTATTATATTAAAATAATGCAGACAGGAGGTAACAAAGGAATCATTACTCATGAAGGAAAAATTGTTTTTGAGCCCAAACAATACTCATATCTTGCGTTGATGCCAAATTATATAGCATATAATCCAGAACCAAGTACGAGTACTGGATCCATTGCTTATTATTATATGATCAGCTCGGGGAACTCCATTAAAAATGAATTTTCAAATTTTAGATATTCTACCAGCGTTTTGGATAATGGAAAAGAATTTGAAGTCTTTTCAGTTGTTGTAGAAAACCCGGCGCTACATAAAAGCGCACAGGTTTTCATAGGGGAAAATGGAATGAAATATTATGATCTTGAATATGCTAAGTAA
- a CDS encoding histone H1, producing MKEIIRKINEEFEIFITDSTLQFQKGNKAAGSRARKSATKLGKLFKEFRKTSVEEAKK from the coding sequence ATGAAAGAAATTATCCGAAAAATTAATGAAGAATTTGAAATATTTATAACGGATTCAACTCTTCAGTTTCAAAAAGGTAATAAAGCAGCGGGAAGCAGAGCACGAAAAAGTGCAACAAAGTTAGGTAAACTATTTAAAGAATTCCGTAAGACCTCCGTAGAAGAAGCTAAAAAATAA